The DNA segment TGCTTCATCATAGCCCCATCGCTGGGAAAGTTTGACCCCAGCAGAGCATAGGGCACACGAAATGAGTATGCAAGTACGCTTCCAAAATAGCGGaagtgtgtgcctgtgtgtgttcaGAGAGCCATGGCCAAGGCACGCTGGGCCAAGGCCTTGGCAAGAGCAGCGACACGTCGACAAGTAAACGGGTGCGCTGCATCCCTGCTGTATTCCAACTTTAGTCCCGGGAGTGCTGTTGGTCCACGACATACATTTGATTGTCTGTCATGCATGTGCTGAACTGGCCTCCCTGCAGCGATTACCGGTTaccacctcgccgctgctCAGGCGTGTGAGTCCCAGTCTTTAACAACCAGGAACAATGCCCCCAAACCCAGATGCCCCGACACCAGCATCGCGACTTTTTAGGTTACAGACATAACACCTCTCCTGCGACCGCGGAAGCCCGCAACGCGgccacgcgccgcctccggccccgagtccggccggcggcgccagccataccaccccaaccaccccaaaCCACCCGGTCCATTCCCGCAAAGcgacgcactgccgccgccgcaccgccgccagcaggccccccAGCTACGTGAAGCcaagccgccaccggcgcacggccacggcggcgccgccgcgccgccgtaacTGCAGGCCGGCTGTTTACTCGTCCTcctggctgcgcaggcgggcggcgccgttgaTGACGCGGATGttcagctgggcggcgcgctccACGATGGCCTTGCGCTTGAGCACGGCCACGTTGTGCGCAATCTCGGCGCAGAAGCGACTGCGTTCCGATGAGGAGATTGAGgcgagcaggggagggaggggcggtcAGGCTAGGGAGCGGTGCGCGGGAACGGGGCTAGCTTGGCAGCACCCTGGTATCCGATGGCTGCGGCCCAGTGGCCGCATGGCCCCGCGGCCTTTGTACGGCCTACACCCGTCTCAAGCCCGCTGTTCGACACGGTCTCAAGTCAGCTCCCATTCTTCATACGCATGTCCTGTCCTGTCTGTAATGCTTCCAGGGCTGCTGGCCCCCGGACGAGGCGCACCCCAACACCGACGTGCCTAACTCGCAGGTTCGCGGCTTGTCTGCTCCACGCTCTTGCCCCGCGTCagctccccctgccgcctcaccacccctccggcaccaccctcccgccgccttctcTCGCCTATATCGTATGCACTCCCTTGCGCACTCACCGGTTGTGCATCATGAGCAGCTCCAGGTCCTTCACGTTGTTCACAGTGTACTTCAGGAAGCCGTTGGGGAGCGTGTGGCGGGTCTTGGCGTTCGAGCCGTAGCCGATGTTGGGCATCGGCAGGGCGCCCTTGAAcctgcggggcgaggcggacaAACGCGACGAAAGCGAGCGAGGAACTGGTAAGCTTGGCACATTGCAAAAATGGCCGTCGGGGCACTCGTGGCATGTGTGCGCGGATCGTCCGACCCATCAactgtgcgctgctgctggctggggctgcggttgcggctgcaacCACctgtccggctgctgctgctgctgcgataCGCCAGGGGACAAAACTAGGCTTCCCAGCAGCTGACTGCGTCGCCAATCCATCCCAGTCCAGCAGCACGCAATAGTTACAGCTGCGATGCCCTGGCCGCGCCGCTCGTGCTCCAGCGCCAGACAGCAGGTACCGCGGACCCTCCCCCGGTGCTGAGCGTCCATCAACCCGCACGCGAGAGCTCCATGCCCGTGAGCTCACGGCAGCCTTTCGTCTGCATGGGTGGCTGCTGGGTTAGGAGCTCCGCGCCCaagcacgcctgccgccggcagtgggcgCTCCAGCCAATGCGCTGGCACCCGTCACTCGAGGCAAGCTGCACACTGTGCGCTGCTCCATTAGGCTCAACTGCCCCGTCCCAAGCCGCCGCGCTCCATCAggcttgtgctgctgcagctggtgctgttcACCGTgcccgccaggcgcccacAAGGCTCCCttcgccgccagtgccgctcgCCAGCCCCCAGCGTCTCCACGCACGGTGCTGCGCAACGTCCACGCTAGCTCCGCGCCAGAGACTCCGCCTGTTCCTGGATAGCCCGGCTGCTCCAGTTGCGCCAGCAACAGCGAGCTACTTGCGGCCGTGCACGACTGCCTGCCATCGAGCCGTCGAGTAGGAGCCCACGAGCGCAGTTCCTGAGCCCCCATCCACAGCGTGtcggcacgcccagcgccccgcccatgTTGGCCAGCCCCCTCCCATGCTCCCTACCActtcccccacccccttgCCGTCTCTTCGCACCTGCGGCGGACGCGGTTATCAATACCCTTGGGCTTGCGCCATGAGGTCTTGATCGAGTCCTTGCGGTCG comes from the Chlamydomonas reinhardtii strain CC-503 cw92 mt+ chromosome 6, whole genome shotgun sequence genome and includes:
- a CDS encoding ribosomal protein L32 → MVQPLKKVKIVKKRTKHFDRHQSDRKDSIKTSWRKPKGIDNRVRRRFKGALPMPNIGYGSNAKTRHTLPNGFLKYTVNNVKDLELLMMHNRRFCAEIAHNVAVLKRKAIVERAAQLNIRVINGAARLRSQEDE